A genome region from Gigantopelta aegis isolate Gae_Host chromosome 3, Gae_host_genome, whole genome shotgun sequence includes the following:
- the LOC121390333 gene encoding optineurin-like produces the protein MAEGAVGLTNGPTSDFEVLCGPASEATTPVSLSHINPMTGSQGPGSITDITLEQALARVRDLSKENAELQSYLRENNEMMKRQFETLSKWKQKVHEANQTNREKFDQTKSLIISLRKNKDELQERIDELEQTMRERENDFLTRLRTMETAKATSQQVAISLKRQAEEQGMSMTEPDINIQETVMVAMSAEKEEMIQDLEDKVRMLESNVSDLNDTIARRELKVQQFRANADQLLKDLESAQAIKDEMQKENAQLSEEKFRLQQRLHSLISDTTTSLRLVERGQRLGHPNVEGDRLMGNAESEPVEVTQLIDQLQRAQKQHEQEVSHLKQEMQEKHEKEKSVTEQLKCCEQEKANLIQRHENEITKINKEHDQKIMEFIRQHNTEKEQQLQSVSSSHDNDVQSLRAQVLTLISEVHETQTKLAVATSTLEKKDVRIKDGEQKITKLWEELNYQKQESDRIVANLEIALENTKKNWEQERAEHQRTKYHFQELQKSFNQLVDDYKELLDTFEQYNQDENQRSQSDRLSELAAQVMAANETICTRQEQIENLNVEKQLLIDEFQEMECVYKAQDENQRSQSDRLSELAAQVMAANETICARQEQIENHNAEKQRLIDEFQEMECVYKAQAEVYKTDFEAERQAREQQVCEKEQILQDMQELQVNNQQLMDKLKSSQRQVTDMQRGPASTGHPPVFRPPDQATVGAVTGQPPPIPYQNPSQGHQPPERPPNAYQTGPIYPPTGDHHQHDEDEPLVCPQCNIELPNMDLLQIHVLECLDKYEFNNQRS, from the exons ATGGCTGAGGGAGCCGTTGGACTGACCAATGGACCCACCTCAGATTTCGAAGTGCTGTGTGGTCCAGCGTCCGAGGCAACAACTCCTGTCAGCCTGAGCCACATTAACCCAATGACTGGGTCACAGGGGCCAGGGTCAATAACAGATATCACACTAGAACAAGCTCTGGCCAGAGTCCGTGATCTGTCGAAGGAAAATGCAGAACTCCAAA GTTACTTGCGGGAAAATAATGAGATGATGAAGCGTCAGTTTGAAACTCTTTCAAAGTGGAAGCAGAAAGTCCACGAGGCTAACCAGACGAACCGAGAGAAGTTTGACCAGACAAAATCTCTCATCATCAGTTTGAGAAAGAACAAGGATGAACTACAGGAACGCATCGATGAACTGGAACAGACgatgagggagagagag AATGACTTCCTAACTCGCCTTCGCACCATGGAGACGGCGAAGGCCACCAGCCAGCAGGTTGCCATTAGTTTGAAGCGACAGGCAGAAGAACAGGGGATGTCCATGACGGAACCAGACATTAACATCCAAGAAACG GTCATGGTTGCCATGAGTGCCGAGAAAGAAGAAATGATCCAGGATCTTGAGGACAAGGTGAGAATGCTGGAAAGCAACGTTTCCGACCTGAACGACACGATAGCGCGACGGGAACTCAAAGTGCAGCAGTTCCGAGCGAATGCCGACCAGCTGCTGAAAGACCTGGAGTCGGCGCAGGCCATCAAGGACGAAATGCAGAAAGAAAATGCCCAACTCAGCGAGGAGAAGTTCAGACTCCAACAGCGACTGCACAGCTTGATTTCCGACACCACCACCTCTCTCCGGCTCGTCGAGAGAGGTCAGAGGTTGGGACATCCCAACGTGGAGGGTGATAGACTGATGGGGAATGCCGAGTCGGAACCAGTGGAGGTGACTCAGCTTATTGACCAGTTACAGAGAGCTCAGAAACAGCACGAACAAGAAGTGTCGCATCTCAAGCAGGAAATGCAAGAAAAACATGAAAAG GAGAAATCAGTCACTGAACAGTTGAAGTGCTGTGAACAGGAAAAAGCAAACCTGATTCAACGACATGAGAATGAAATCACGAAGATCAACAAAGAACATGACCAGAAGATAATGGAGTTTATCAGACAGCACAACACAGAAAAAGAACAACAG CTGCAGTCAGTGTCCTCGTCACACGACAACGACGTTCAGTCACTGCGAGCTCAAGTGTTGACACTGATCAGCGAGGTGCACGAGACTCAGACGAAACTGGCAGTGGCTACCAGCACACTCGAGAAGAAAGACGTCAG AATCAAAGATGGCGAACAGAAGATAACAAAACTTTGGGAAGAGCTAAATTATCAAAAGCAGGAATCTGATCGCATTGTTGCAAATCTAGAAATAGCTCTTGAAAACACCAAGAAGAACTGGGAACAGGAACGGGCAGAACACCAAAGGACAAA ATATCACTTTCAAGAGCTACAGAAATCTTTCAACCAGCTTGTTGATGACTACAAGGAACTGTTAGATACATTTGAGCAATACAATCAG GATGAGAATCAACGAAGCCAATCTGATCGCCTCAGTGAATTAGCCGCACAAGTGATGGCTGCCAACGAAACAATCTGCACTCGTCAGGAACAGATAGAAAACCTTAATGTTGAGAAGCAGCTACTGATAGACGAATTCCAGGAGATGGAATGTGTTTACAAAGCACAG gATGAGAATCAACGAAGCCAATCTGATCGCCTCAGTGAATTAGCCGCACAAGTGATGGCTGCCAACGAAACAATCTGCGCTCGTCAGGAACAGATAGAAAACCATAATGCTGAGAAGCAGCGACTGATAGACGAATTCCAGGAGATGGAATGTGTTTACAAAGCACAG GCTGAGGTTTACAAGACTGACTTTGAGGCGGAGAGGCAGGCGCGGGAACAACAAGTGTGCGAGAAGGAGCAGATTCTTCAGGACATGCAGGAGCTACAGGTGAACAACCAGCAGCTGATGGACAAGCTCAAGTCGTCACAGCGACAGGTGACCGACATGCAGCGAGGCCCCGCTTCAACCGGACATCCACCTGTGTTCAGACCACCCGATCAGGCTACGGTGGGAGCAGTGACTGGACAACCACCACCTATACCGTACCAG AACCCTTCACAAGGCCACCAGCCCCCTGAGAGACCTCCGAATGCCTATCAGACCGGGCCCATTTATCCGCCCACTGGCGACCACCACCAGCATGATGAAGATGAACCCCTGGTGTGTCCACAGTGTAACATAGAGCTCCCCAATATGGACTTGCTCCAGATACATGTCTTAGAGTGTCTTGACAAGTACGAATTCAACAACCAGAGGTCGTGA